A part of Bosea sp. (in: a-proteobacteria) genomic DNA contains:
- a CDS encoding response regulator, whose amino-acid sequence MSNPRPVLRVLIADKNAFYRRVVRQYLVPFRHSEMMDVESPLEAISLLLTQPFDLMVVDWELLIGNDGALLELIVRRARLARRKMPVMALMELPTQSSVLHASNNAVDMVLRKPFSPKTLQVRAEWLLAQVVEEIAS is encoded by the coding sequence GTGTCCAATCCCCGACCTGTCCTGCGTGTGCTGATTGCCGACAAGAACGCCTTCTACAGGCGCGTGGTGCGGCAATACCTTGTGCCCTTTCGGCACTCCGAGATGATGGATGTGGAGAGTCCGCTCGAGGCGATCTCGCTGCTGCTCACCCAGCCCTTCGACCTGATGGTCGTCGACTGGGAGCTGCTGATCGGCAATGACGGGGCCTTGCTCGAACTGATCGTGCGCAGGGCGCGCCTCGCGCGCCGCAAGATGCCCGTCATGGCGCTGATGGAGTTGCCGACGCAATCGAGCGTCCTTCATGCCTCGAACAACGCCGTCGACATGGTGCTGCGCAAGCCGTTCTCCCCGAAGACGCTGCAGGTCAGGGCCGAGTGGCTGCTCGCGCAGGTGGTCGAGGAAATCGCGAGCTGA
- a CDS encoding tetratricopeptide repeat protein has translation MMLRSRSRSSSRSSSRLAPRPFVAALVVALIAGGGVAALAQTGGAARPGPAPPLPETRDAQPAPRPGPPSLSTLYERLKAAATPQEAEVLVRQIARRWARSGSDTSDLLMARARQALGAQNGPLAVELLDRLIALHPGWAEAWHARGLAFFMMQDDARALVDFREALRREPGHFMALGMAAAAFQRQGDERNALNAYRALEALNPHFRGAKEAIERLKPSVDGRDA, from the coding sequence ATGATGCTCCGATCTCGCTCGCGGTCTTCCTCGCGGTCTTCCTCGCGGCTTGCGCCGCGCCCCTTCGTCGCCGCGCTCGTCGTCGCGCTGATCGCCGGCGGCGGAGTCGCCGCGCTGGCCCAGACAGGCGGAGCGGCGCGTCCCGGCCCTGCGCCCCCCCTGCCGGAGACGCGCGATGCGCAGCCTGCGCCCAGGCCGGGGCCGCCCTCCCTTTCCACTCTCTATGAGCGGCTCAAGGCCGCCGCCACGCCGCAGGAGGCCGAGGTTCTGGTGCGCCAGATCGCGCGGCGCTGGGCCCGTTCCGGCAGCGACACTTCCGATCTGCTGATGGCGCGCGCCAGGCAGGCGCTGGGCGCGCAGAACGGCCCGCTTGCGGTGGAGTTGCTCGATCGTCTGATCGCCTTGCATCCGGGCTGGGCCGAGGCCTGGCACGCGCGTGGCCTCGCCTTCTTCATGATGCAGGACGATGCCCGCGCTCTGGTCGATTTCCGTGAGGCGCTGCGCCGCGAGCCAGGTCATTTCATGGCGCTCGGCATGGCGGCTGCGGCGTTTCAGCGGCAGGGCGACGAGCGCAATGCGCTGAACGCCTACCGTGCGCTGGAGGCTCTGAATCCGCATTTCCGTGGCGCGAAGGAAGCCATCGAGCGGCTCAAGCCGTCGGTCGACGGCCGCGACGCCTGA
- the putA gene encoding bifunctional proline dehydrogenase/L-glutamate gamma-semialdehyde dehydrogenase PutA, which yields MSLVASSEPSAPAGQEGFRAPYAPDDAGLAASLLAAPPLGAEAEARIDARASRLIAAIRAQSGSFGGVEDMLREYSLSTREGLALMVLAEALLRVPDAATADRLIEDKIGQGDFENRSTKSASLLVTASSWALGITAKVIQPGETPESVLGQIAKRLGVPAVRTATRQAMRIMGSHFVLGQTIEEALQRAGSGSARAFRYSFDMLGEGARTQADADRHHRSYADAIGAIGARAGNEPLPARPGISVKLSALHPRYEATSAARVLAELCPKVIALARMAKDHDMNFTIDAEEADRLELSLDVIDRVVADAALAGWTGFGLAIQAYQKRAAAVIDHVAELARRHERRFMVRLVKGAYWDTEVKRAQERGLDGYPVFTRKAMTDLNYIACARQMLALRPVLYPQFATHNALTIATIAEMAGGPDGYEFQRLHGMGEASYAALLAEDARFACRTYAPVGGHKDLLAYLVRRLLENGANSSFVSAAGDRSVSAESLLVRPAVRIGEPGRAASASLPLPGALYGLARPNSAGVEFGDRQALATLKAGVDAATARGFAPATCLIDGAKAGAAPREVRSPIDDQVIGQALEAAAGDVARAVASAQAAFRAYASTPVEERAAALERAADLMESRRPLLLALLQAEAGKTLDDALAEVREAVDFCRYYAIAARRHFSLAERMPGPTGEENRLALRGRGVFACIAPWNFPLAIFVGQVAAALAAGNTAVAKPAPQTPLIAGEAVRLLHEAGVPARALQLVLGGGEVGKALVENAAIAGVAFTGSTATARAINRALAAKDGPIVPLIAETGGLNAMIVDATALPEQVADDVVMSAFRSAGQRCSALRLLCVQEDVADKVIDMIAGAANELKPGDPRDLTVHVGPVIDAEAKDRLDRHVEAMAKAGRLVWQGRLPASEGRHVAPAIIRLDRVEDLTREHFGPILHVVRYRAGAIEALIDAIGATGYGLTLGVHTRIDGLVKRIVDRLSVGNIYVNRNMIGAVVGVQPFGGSGLSGTGPKAGGPHYLPRFATEQTVTVNTAAAGGNAELIATGDE from the coding sequence ATGTCGCTCGTCGCCAGCTCCGAGCCATCCGCCCCCGCCGGACAGGAAGGGTTCCGCGCCCCTTATGCGCCCGATGACGCAGGCCTCGCGGCCTCGCTTCTGGCTGCGCCGCCGCTGGGTGCGGAGGCCGAGGCGCGGATCGATGCCCGTGCCAGCCGCCTCATCGCGGCGATCAGGGCCCAGTCCGGCAGCTTCGGCGGCGTCGAGGACATGCTGCGCGAATACTCCTTGTCCACCAGGGAGGGGCTGGCGCTGATGGTGCTGGCCGAGGCGCTGCTGCGCGTGCCCGACGCGGCCACGGCGGATCGGCTGATCGAGGACAAGATCGGCCAGGGCGATTTCGAGAACCGCAGCACGAAATCCGCTTCGCTCCTGGTCACCGCCTCGTCCTGGGCGCTGGGCATCACAGCAAAGGTCATCCAGCCCGGAGAGACGCCGGAGAGCGTGCTGGGCCAGATCGCAAAGCGCCTCGGCGTGCCGGCGGTGCGCACGGCCACCCGGCAGGCCATGCGGATCATGGGTTCGCATTTCGTGCTGGGCCAGACCATAGAGGAGGCGCTCCAGCGCGCCGGCTCGGGCTCGGCCCGCGCCTTCCGCTATTCCTTCGACATGCTGGGCGAAGGCGCCCGCACCCAGGCCGACGCCGACCGCCATCATCGCTCCTATGCCGACGCCATCGGCGCCATCGGCGCCCGCGCGGGCAACGAGCCGCTTCCGGCCCGGCCCGGCATCTCGGTCAAGCTCTCGGCCCTTCACCCGCGCTACGAGGCGACCAGCGCCGCCCGCGTGCTGGCCGAGCTATGCCCGAAGGTGATCGCCCTCGCCCGCATGGCGAAGGACCACGACATGAACTTCACGATCGATGCCGAGGAGGCCGACAGGCTGGAACTGTCGCTCGATGTCATCGACCGCGTGGTCGCCGATGCAGCGCTTGCGGGCTGGACAGGCTTCGGCCTCGCCATACAGGCCTATCAGAAGCGGGCCGCCGCCGTGATCGACCATGTGGCTGAGCTTGCCCGGCGCCATGAACGCCGCTTCATGGTGCGCCTGGTCAAGGGTGCCTATTGGGACACCGAGGTGAAACGGGCGCAGGAGCGCGGGCTGGACGGCTATCCCGTCTTCACGCGCAAGGCCATGACGGATCTCAACTACATCGCCTGCGCGCGTCAGATGCTGGCGCTGCGCCCGGTGCTCTATCCACAGTTCGCAACCCACAACGCCCTGACCATCGCCACCATCGCTGAAATGGCCGGCGGGCCGGATGGCTACGAGTTCCAGCGCCTGCACGGCATGGGCGAGGCCAGCTACGCAGCCTTGCTGGCGGAGGACGCGCGCTTTGCCTGCCGCACCTATGCGCCGGTCGGCGGCCACAAGGACCTGCTGGCCTATCTGGTGCGCCGCCTTCTGGAGAACGGCGCCAACTCCTCCTTCGTCAGCGCGGCTGGCGACAGATCCGTGTCGGCCGAGAGCCTTCTGGTTCGCCCTGCCGTCCGCATCGGCGAGCCCGGCCGCGCAGCCAGCGCCAGCCTGCCGCTGCCAGGGGCGCTCTACGGCCTGGCCCGCCCCAACTCGGCCGGCGTCGAGTTCGGAGACCGGCAGGCCCTGGCCACGCTCAAGGCCGGCGTCGATGCCGCGACCGCTCGTGGCTTTGCTCCCGCGACCTGCCTGATCGACGGCGCGAAAGCCGGCGCCGCGCCGCGCGAGGTGCGCTCGCCCATCGACGACCAGGTGATCGGCCAGGCGCTGGAAGCCGCCGCCGGCGATGTCGCCCGCGCCGTGGCATCGGCGCAGGCAGCCTTCCGCGCCTATGCCTCGACCCCGGTGGAGGAGCGCGCGGCGGCGCTCGAGCGCGCGGCCGACCTCATGGAGAGCCGCCGGCCCCTGCTTCTTGCCCTGCTTCAGGCGGAGGCCGGCAAGACGCTGGACGACGCGCTCGCGGAAGTGCGCGAGGCGGTGGATTTCTGCCGCTACTACGCCATCGCGGCACGGCGGCATTTCAGCCTCGCCGAACGGATGCCCGGCCCCACAGGGGAAGAGAACCGGCTGGCCTTGCGCGGGCGCGGCGTCTTCGCCTGCATCGCACCGTGGAACTTCCCGCTCGCCATCTTCGTCGGGCAGGTTGCGGCGGCGCTGGCGGCCGGCAACACGGCCGTCGCCAAGCCCGCGCCCCAGACCCCGCTGATCGCAGGTGAGGCGGTCAGGCTGCTGCACGAGGCGGGTGTGCCGGCGCGGGCGCTCCAGCTCGTTCTGGGCGGCGGCGAGGTCGGCAAGGCGCTGGTCGAGAATGCGGCGATCGCGGGCGTGGCCTTCACCGGATCAACCGCCACCGCCCGCGCCATCAACCGCGCGCTCGCCGCCAAGGACGGCCCCATCGTGCCGCTGATCGCCGAAACGGGCGGGCTCAACGCGATGATTGTCGACGCCACGGCCCTGCCGGAGCAGGTGGCCGACGATGTCGTCATGTCGGCCTTCCGCTCGGCCGGCCAGCGCTGCTCCGCGCTGCGCCTGCTCTGCGTCCAGGAGGATGTGGCCGACAAGGTGATCGACATGATCGCCGGGGCTGCGAACGAGCTCAAGCCCGGCGACCCGCGCGACCTGACCGTCCATGTCGGCCCCGTCATCGATGCCGAGGCGAAGGACCGGCTCGACCGCCATGTCGAGGCCATGGCGAAGGCTGGCAGGCTGGTCTGGCAGGGCCGGCTCCCGGCCTCCGAAGGGCGCCATGTCGCCCCCGCCATCATCCGGCTGGACCGCGTGGAGGATCTGACCCGCGAACATTTCGGCCCGATCCTGCATGTGGTGCGCTACAGGGCCGGCGCCATCGAGGCGCTGATCGATGCCATCGGCGCCACCGGCTATGGGCTCACGCTGGGGGTCCACACCCGCATTGACGGGCTTGTGAAACGGATCGTCGACCGGCTGAGCGTTGGCAACATCTATGTCAACCGCAACATGATCGGCGCGGTGGTGGGCGTGCAGCCCTTCGGCGGCTCCGGCCTGTCCGGCACGGGCCCCAAGGCTGGCGGCCCGCATTACCTGCCGCGCTTCGCCACCGAGCAGACTGTGACCGTGAACACGGCGGCGGCGGGCGGGAATGCCGAGCTGATCGCGACCGGAGACGAATGA
- a CDS encoding alpha/beta hydrolase, producing the protein MPLMSSLGLVGLVAAGNWAATWRVAAAAEARHPPQGRFVTVPGGRMHLMDTGEPWPGAPVIVLIHGASSLHADLLSVLGPRLKAQARVIAIDRPGHGWSDRLGGREMASAALQADAIVAALAAAGARRFTIIGHSLAGAVSTRIALEHPDRVVALILLAAVTHPWPGRAITWYYHPASHPLTGGAFARLLAIPVGTAGLEGAISGVFAPQAPPPDYAQTAQIRLVLRPAAFEANAQDVAATYDFVAAQAARYGELAMPVLAIAGDADTIVWTDIHTRGIAREAQRGRAIVLPGLGHMPHHIVPELIVREALALAGA; encoded by the coding sequence ATGCCGTTGATGAGTTCGCTTGGGCTGGTGGGCCTCGTGGCGGCAGGAAACTGGGCCGCGACATGGCGCGTTGCGGCCGCCGCAGAGGCCCGCCACCCGCCGCAGGGCCGCTTCGTCACCGTTCCGGGCGGCCGGATGCATCTGATGGACACTGGCGAGCCCTGGCCGGGAGCGCCGGTGATCGTGCTGATCCATGGCGCCTCCAGCCTCCATGCCGATCTTCTGTCGGTGCTTGGGCCGCGCCTGAAAGCACAGGCGCGCGTGATCGCCATCGATCGGCCGGGCCATGGCTGGAGCGATCGGCTGGGCGGGCGCGAGATGGCGAGCGCGGCGCTGCAGGCAGACGCCATCGTCGCAGCGCTGGCGGCGGCGGGGGCGCGGCGCTTCACCATCATCGGCCATTCGCTGGCGGGGGCCGTCTCCACGCGCATCGCGCTGGAGCATCCTGACAGGGTCGTGGCGCTGATTCTGCTTGCGGCGGTGACGCATCCGTGGCCGGGCCGCGCCATCACCTGGTATTACCATCCCGCGTCACATCCGCTGACGGGCGGGGCCTTCGCGCGCCTCCTCGCGATCCCGGTGGGAACCGCTGGGCTGGAGGGCGCCATATCGGGGGTGTTCGCGCCGCAGGCGCCGCCGCCGGATTATGCGCAGACGGCGCAGATCAGGCTCGTGCTGCGCCCGGCCGCCTTCGAGGCCAATGCGCAGGATGTGGCCGCGACCTATGACTTCGTCGCGGCGCAGGCCGCGCGCTACGGCGAACTGGCCATGCCGGTCCTGGCCATCGCAGGCGATGCCGACACCATCGTGTGGACCGACATCCACACGCGGGGCATCGCGCGGGAGGCGCAGCGTGGCAGGGCCATCGTGCTGCCCGGTCTTGGCCACATGCCGCATCACATCGTGCCGGAGCTGATCGTGCGCGAGGCGCTGGCGCTGGCCGGGGCGTGA
- a CDS encoding D-amino acid dehydrogenase: MRDVSQPRIAVIGAGITGTTTAYNLAKRGCVVTLFDKHPYAAMETSFANGGQLSASNAEVWNSWATVFKGIKWMFTPGAPLLVNPTPSWHKLSWMAEFIAAIPKNEQNTITTVRLAIEARAQLTKMAEEAGISFDCEERGILHFYHNKPDFEAAKRTTEILAKGGLTRRAVTPAEMRTIEPALKGDLYGGFYTESDFTGDIHKFTNGLAKACERLGVTMRLATQVQDVKATEDGVTISHRSTEPRLDEKEAPTEVSSFDKVVICSGVLSRDLARSLGDRVNVYPVKGYSITVSLPEPEDQKAAPWVSLLDDKAKIVTSRLGPTRFRVAGTAEFNGINKDIRAERIDPLVTWCRMHFPGMSTRQAVPWAGLRPMMPDMMPRVMRGSNPRVFYNTGHGHLGWTLSAATADSVAALATARINTA; the protein is encoded by the coding sequence ATGCGCGATGTTTCGCAGCCCCGCATTGCCGTTATCGGCGCGGGCATCACCGGCACCACCACAGCCTACAATCTCGCGAAGCGCGGCTGCGTCGTGACGCTGTTCGACAAGCATCCCTATGCGGCCATGGAGACATCCTTCGCCAATGGCGGGCAGCTTTCCGCCTCCAATGCCGAAGTGTGGAACAGCTGGGCCACGGTTTTCAAGGGCATCAAGTGGATGTTCACGCCCGGCGCGCCGCTTCTGGTGAACCCCACGCCCTCCTGGCACAAGCTGTCCTGGATGGCCGAGTTCATCGCCGCCATTCCGAAGAACGAGCAGAACACCATCACCACGGTGCGTCTCGCCATCGAGGCCCGCGCCCAACTGACGAAGATGGCGGAGGAAGCCGGCATCAGCTTCGACTGCGAAGAGCGCGGCATCCTCCATTTCTATCACAACAAGCCGGACTTCGAGGCGGCCAAGCGCACCACCGAGATTCTCGCCAAGGGCGGGCTGACGCGCCGCGCGGTGACGCCCGCCGAGATGCGGACGATCGAGCCGGCGCTCAAGGGCGATCTTTACGGCGGCTTCTACACCGAATCGGACTTCACCGGCGACATCCACAAGTTCACCAACGGCCTCGCCAAGGCCTGCGAGCGGCTTGGCGTGACGATGCGCCTCGCCACCCAGGTGCAGGACGTGAAGGCGACGGAGGATGGCGTCACCATCAGCCACCGCTCCACCGAACCTCGCCTCGACGAAAAGGAAGCGCCGACCGAGGTAAGCAGCTTCGACAAGGTGGTGATCTGCTCGGGCGTGCTCTCGCGCGATCTGGCGCGCTCGCTCGGCGACCGGGTCAACGTCTATCCCGTCAAGGGCTATTCGATCACCGTCAGCCTGCCCGAGCCCGAGGATCAGAAGGCCGCGCCCTGGGTCAGCCTGCTCGACGACAAGGCCAAGATCGTGACCAGCCGGCTTGGCCCGACGCGGTTCCGCGTTGCCGGGACGGCCGAATTCAACGGCATCAACAAGGACATCCGGGCAGAGCGAATCGATCCGCTGGTGACCTGGTGCCGCATGCACTTCCCCGGCATGAGCACCCGGCAGGCCGTGCCCTGGGCTGGCCTCAGGCCGATGATGCCGGACATGATGCCCCGTGTAATGCGCGGCAGCAATCCGCGCGTTTTCTACAACACCGGGCATGGCCATCTGGGATGGACCCTTTCCGCGGCCACCGCCGACTCTGTTGCGGCGCTTGCGACCGCGCGCATCAACACTGCCTGA
- a CDS encoding winged helix-turn-helix transcriptional regulator, whose product MMLDRIDRRLLSVLQGDGRIAAVELAEAVGLSATATGERLKRLVREGYITQFRAILDPVRLGLGLLVFVEVYLDKTTPDAFERFAAAVRRAPEVLECHMVAGGFDYLVKTRVADMGAYRRFLGEVLHTLPGVRETRTYAVMEEVKTDGLLPV is encoded by the coding sequence ATCATGCTTGACAGGATCGACAGGCGGCTTTTGTCCGTTCTGCAGGGAGATGGGCGCATCGCCGCCGTGGAACTGGCTGAAGCGGTGGGGCTTTCGGCCACCGCCACCGGGGAGCGGCTGAAGCGGCTGGTGCGCGAGGGCTACATCACGCAATTCCGCGCGATTCTCGATCCGGTGCGGCTGGGGCTGGGGCTTTTGGTGTTCGTGGAGGTCTATCTCGACAAGACGACGCCCGATGCCTTCGAGCGCTTCGCCGCAGCGGTGCGGCGCGCGCCCGAGGTTCTGGAATGCCACATGGTGGCGGGAGGCTTCGATTATCTCGTCAAGACCCGTGTGGCGGACATGGGCGCCTATCGCCGCTTCCTCGGCGAAGTGCTGCATACGCTGCCGGGCGTGCGTGAGACGCGCACCTATGCCGTGATGGAAGAGGTGAAGACGGATGGCCTGCTGCCTGTTTGA
- a CDS encoding error-prone DNA polymerase, with amino-acid sequence MSPRYAELGAATNFSFLRGASHPEEMIERAAELGLAGIGVADRNSLAGAVRAHAAWREWRGRVEGAPGGPSTAGLRYLVGCRLVLCDGTPDLLAFPRDRAAYGRLTRLLTRGNARAPKGLCRLTLKDVLAFHEGIQFIILPAATLEPDERADLAAHARKGAAPTELSGDEDGEGPGNDDPALEGLLAAAPGRVWLGMAPGYGPSPRRRMAARLALARQMGLPPIAMGDVLMHDPRRKALHDVLTCIRHSVTLDEAGRRLGANAERHLKPPAEMARLFRHAPHAIDETLRFIEGLSFSLEDLSHDYPEELREGFDDAQAALVHHAWAGARGRYGEIPDAVARILRHELDLIGRLGYAPYFLTVHDIVRFARGEGILCQGRGSAANSSVCFCLGITEVDPTRHDLLFERFISENRREPPDIDVDFEHERREEVVQYIYRRYGRARAGLAASVITYGARSAVRDVGKVFGLSGDMVGALSASIWGWSDAAVKPAEIRRLGLDPEEGRIAHVMRLCKEMSGFPRHLSQHVGGFVITRSRLDEVIPIQNAAMEGRTVVEWDKDDLDTLGILKIDVLALGMLSCLRGCLDLHEQHYNPPRRLSLSTIPAEEEAVYRMIQRADTLGVFQIESRAQMSMLPRLKPAKFYDLVIEVAIVRPGPIQGDMVHPYLRRRQKLEAVSYPSPSPEHGLPDELERVLGKTLGVPLFQEQAMRIAIVAAGFTPGEADRLRRAMATFRRVGTIGAFAAKMVDGMVARGYERDFAERCFRQIEGFGEYGFPESHAASFALLVYASCWFKCRYPDVFACALLNAQPMGFYAPSQIVRDAREHGVEVRAVDINHSCWDCTLEEPGAQPRPLHPLHRGMEADIRGRHALRLGLRQVKGLAREELLILERRRGAGYDSVRDLWLRTGLSISALERLAEADAFRSLGLSRRDALWAVKGLRRSGDKDDLPLFAAAHQPEREPDMHLPAMTPGAEVVEDYTRLALSLKAHPVSFLREALAARGMIPHERLLGLPGGSRVTVAGLVLVRQRPGSARGVIFMTLEDETGIANIIVWPSLFERFRPVILGGRLTAVTGRLQREAGVTHVVAERLEDLSPALGAIAQAAPGVGALARADEVKRPGVDARGAGGRGHPRRISFARTLAIEALLREEPSLADDIAAAEARKVMPKGRNFH; translated from the coding sequence ATGAGCCCGCGCTATGCCGAGCTGGGCGCGGCCACGAACTTCTCCTTCCTGCGCGGCGCCTCCCATCCCGAGGAAATGATCGAGCGCGCCGCCGAGCTGGGCCTTGCGGGCATCGGCGTGGCGGACCGCAACTCGCTGGCCGGTGCGGTGAGGGCCCATGCCGCCTGGCGCGAATGGCGGGGCCGTGTCGAGGGCGCGCCGGGCGGGCCCTCGACGGCCGGCCTGCGCTATCTGGTAGGCTGCCGCCTCGTGCTGTGCGACGGCACGCCCGACCTTCTGGCCTTTCCGCGGGATCGCGCCGCCTATGGCCGGCTGACGCGCCTGCTCACCCGGGGCAATGCAAGGGCGCCAAAGGGTCTTTGCCGGCTCACCTTGAAGGATGTGCTGGCCTTTCACGAGGGCATCCAGTTCATCATCCTGCCCGCAGCCACGCTGGAGCCCGATGAGCGGGCCGATCTGGCGGCCCATGCCCGCAAGGGCGCTGCGCCCACGGAGCTGTCGGGAGATGAGGACGGGGAAGGGCCGGGCAATGATGATCCGGCTCTCGAAGGCCTGCTGGCCGCGGCGCCGGGCCGCGTCTGGCTCGGCATGGCGCCGGGATATGGCCCCTCCCCCCGGCGGCGCATGGCGGCGCGGCTGGCCCTGGCCCGGCAGATGGGGCTTCCCCCCATCGCCATGGGCGATGTGCTGATGCATGATCCTCGCCGCAAAGCGCTTCATGACGTGCTCACCTGCATCCGCCATAGCGTGACCCTTGACGAGGCCGGCCGCAGGCTCGGAGCCAATGCCGAGCGCCATCTCAAGCCCCCGGCCGAGATGGCGCGGCTCTTTCGCCATGCGCCTCATGCCATCGACGAAACCCTTCGCTTCATCGAGGGACTGTCCTTCTCGCTCGAGGACCTCTCCCATGATTACCCCGAGGAGCTGCGCGAGGGCTTCGACGACGCGCAGGCCGCGCTGGTTCATCATGCCTGGGCCGGTGCGCGCGGGCGTTATGGCGAGATCCCCGACGCCGTCGCACGCATCCTGCGCCATGAACTGGATCTGATCGGCAGGCTCGGCTACGCGCCGTATTTTCTCACCGTCCACGACATCGTCCGCTTCGCGCGCGGCGAGGGCATCCTGTGCCAGGGACGGGGCTCGGCCGCCAACTCATCAGTCTGCTTCTGCCTCGGCATCACCGAAGTCGACCCCACGCGGCACGATCTGCTCTTCGAGCGCTTCATCTCCGAGAACCGGCGCGAGCCGCCCGACATCGACGTTGATTTCGAGCATGAGCGGCGCGAGGAGGTGGTGCAGTACATCTACCGGCGCTATGGCCGCGCCCGGGCTGGGCTGGCGGCGAGCGTCATCACCTATGGCGCGCGCTCGGCGGTGCGCGATGTCGGCAAGGTCTTCGGCCTGTCGGGCGACATGGTGGGGGCGCTGTCCGCCTCCATATGGGGCTGGTCCGACGCGGCAGTGAAGCCTGCCGAGATCCGCCGGCTCGGGCTCGATCCGGAGGAAGGGCGCATCGCCCATGTCATGCGCCTGTGCAAGGAAATGTCCGGCTTTCCGCGTCATCTCTCGCAGCATGTCGGGGGCTTCGTCATCACCCGCTCGCGGCTCGACGAAGTCATCCCCATCCAGAATGCGGCGATGGAGGGCCGCACGGTGGTGGAATGGGACAAGGACGATCTCGACACGCTCGGCATCCTCAAGATCGATGTCCTCGCCCTGGGCATGCTCTCATGCCTGCGCGGCTGCCTCGATCTGCACGAACAGCATTACAACCCGCCGCGCCGCCTCAGCCTGTCCACCATTCCGGCCGAGGAAGAGGCCGTCTACCGCATGATCCAGCGGGCCGACACGCTGGGCGTCTTCCAGATCGAGAGCCGCGCGCAGATGTCGATGCTGCCGCGCCTGAAGCCGGCCAAGTTCTATGATCTCGTCATAGAGGTCGCCATCGTGCGGCCCGGCCCCATCCAGGGCGACATGGTCCACCCCTATCTGCGCCGGCGCCAGAAGCTGGAGGCGGTGAGCTATCCATCGCCCTCGCCCGAGCATGGCCTGCCGGACGAGCTGGAGCGCGTGCTGGGCAAGACGCTGGGCGTGCCGCTGTTCCAGGAGCAGGCCATGCGCATCGCCATCGTCGCCGCCGGCTTCACGCCAGGGGAGGCCGACAGGCTGCGCCGCGCCATGGCCACCTTCCGCCGCGTCGGCACGATCGGCGCCTTCGCCGCCAAGATGGTCGATGGCATGGTGGCCCGCGGCTATGAGCGCGACTTTGCCGAACGCTGCTTCCGCCAGATCGAGGGCTTCGGCGAATATGGCTTTCCCGAGAGCCACGCCGCCAGCTTCGCGCTGCTGGTCTATGCCTCGTGCTGGTTCAAGTGCCGCTATCCGGATGTCTTCGCCTGCGCCTTGCTCAATGCGCAGCCCATGGGCTTTTACGCGCCCTCCCAGATCGTGCGCGATGCGCGCGAGCATGGCGTCGAGGTGCGGGCCGTTGACATCAACCACTCGTGCTGGGACTGCACGCTGGAGGAGCCGGGCGCGCAGCCGCGCCCCCTGCACCCGCTCCATCGCGGCATGGAGGCCGACATCCGGGGCCGCCATGCGCTGCGGCTTGGCTTGCGGCAGGTGAAGGGGCTCGCGAGGGAGGAGTTGCTGATCCTCGAGCGGCGACGCGGCGCAGGCTATGATTCGGTGCGCGACCTGTGGCTGCGCACGGGCCTCTCCATCTCCGCGCTGGAGCGCCTGGCCGAAGCCGATGCCTTCCGCTCGCTCGGCTTGTCGCGCCGGGATGCGCTCTGGGCGGTGAAGGGGCTCAGGCGCAGCGGCGACAAGGACGACCTGCCGCTCTTCGCCGCCGCCCACCAGCCCGAGCGCGAGCCCGATATGCACCTCCCCGCCATGACGCCCGGCGCCGAGGTGGTGGAGGATTACACCCGTCTCGCCCTCTCGCTGAAGGCGCACCCCGTCTCCTTCCTGCGCGAGGCCCTGGCGGCCCGAGGCATGATCCCGCATGAGCGGCTGCTCGGCCTGCCCGGCGGCTCGCGTGTCACCGTGGCCGGGCTGGTCCTGGTGCGCCAGCGGCCGGGCTCGGCCAGGGGCGTCATCTTCATGACGCTGGAGGACGAGACGGGCATCGCCAACATCATCGTCTGGCCATCACTCTTCGAGCGCTTCCGTCCCGTTATCCTGGGAGGGCGTCTCACCGCCGTCACCGGCCGGCTCCAGCGCGAGGCGGGGGTGACCCATGTCGTGGCCGAGCGGCTGGAGGATCTGTCGCCGGCGCTGGGCGCGATCGCCCAGGCAGCGCCCGGCGTCGGCGCCCTCGCCCGTGCCGACGAGGTCAAGCGGCCCGGCGTCGATGCGCGCGGGGCGGGAGGGCGCGGCCATCCACGACGCATCAGCTTCGCCAGGACCCTCGCCATCGAGGCGCTGCTGCGCGAGGAGCCTTCGCTGGCCGACGACATCGCCGCCGCCGAGGCTCGCAAGGTCATGCCGAAGGGCCGCAACTTTCATTGA
- the rpmJ gene encoding 50S ribosomal protein L36, producing MKIRNSLKSLRARHRDNQLVRRKGRVYIINKTQKRFKAKQA from the coding sequence ATGAAAATCCGCAATTCGCTGAAGTCGCTGCGCGCCCGCCATCGCGACAACCAGCTGGTCCGCCGCAAGGGCCGCGTCTACATCATCAACAAGACCCAAAAGCGCTTCAAGGCGAAGCAGGCCTGA